One genomic segment of Arthrobacter sp. NicSoilB8 includes these proteins:
- a CDS encoding sugar ABC transporter substrate-binding protein, translating to MSDKSTLVGAGKTIASMTNGFNIYTRYLSSGVQKGLEGTGYSYVGRQSGFDSGRELANFEELIEMGVDGIVIMPHQLESAARGAELAAKAGIPVVSLLRFGPGPLDPYIVGSVRQDDRVPDIAEWVTENTDPCEVLLVPSVLGQGFSEEYTKTLEESFEKFGGGKWKIVGAAEGRYDRFKSAAAVEGLLREHPNAKVIIDYAAEMAIGIAQYLKKTGRTDIVTITSDCTEEMIPWVKNGGITASRYYSPAWHGLTGVEVLRNYLENGVKELEAVQVPVADVIVTKENIDEWTAKQPVCYEEYFANVVRIP from the coding sequence ATGAGTGACAAGTCCACTCTTGTTGGTGCAGGAAAAACCATTGCCTCAATGACCAATGGGTTCAATATCTATACTCGATACTTGTCGAGTGGTGTGCAGAAAGGACTCGAAGGGACCGGGTACTCCTACGTCGGCCGGCAGTCCGGGTTCGACAGCGGCCGCGAACTGGCGAACTTCGAAGAGCTGATCGAAATGGGCGTCGATGGAATCGTCATCATGCCGCATCAGCTGGAGTCTGCAGCTCGTGGCGCCGAACTCGCCGCAAAAGCTGGAATTCCCGTCGTTAGCCTGCTCCGTTTCGGCCCCGGTCCGCTGGACCCCTACATTGTTGGGTCCGTTCGCCAGGATGACCGCGTTCCGGACATCGCCGAGTGGGTAACCGAAAACACCGATCCCTGTGAAGTCCTCCTCGTACCCAGCGTCCTGGGACAGGGCTTCTCGGAGGAATACACCAAGACCCTCGAAGAATCATTTGAGAAGTTCGGCGGCGGCAAATGGAAGATCGTTGGCGCCGCTGAAGGCCGATACGACCGCTTCAAGTCCGCTGCGGCCGTAGAGGGTCTCTTGCGGGAACACCCCAATGCAAAGGTCATCATCGATTACGCCGCAGAAATGGCCATCGGTATTGCCCAGTACCTGAAGAAGACTGGCCGGACCGACATCGTCACGATTACCAGCGACTGCACCGAGGAAATGATCCCCTGGGTCAAGAACGGCGGCATCACCGCATCGCGCTACTACTCCCCGGCCTGGCACGGCCTTACGGGCGTCGAGGTTCTTCGAAACTACCTCGAGAATGGCGTGAAAGAACTGGAAGCCGTTCAGGTTCCCGTTGCCGACGTCATCGTCACAAAGGAAAACATCGATGAATGGACCGCAAAGCAGCCGGTGTGCTACGAGGAATACTTTGCCAATGTAGTGCGCATCCCCTAG
- a CDS encoding amidohydrolase family protein, whose protein sequence is MVTEGRVGPKERGDYIVNDLLIEGARLWTGGPLQNIRIDGSHIVSVIPQSEDQALKLSCGPARRTLRLDGRLVFPGFVNIHAHLDKAMMADRFRNESGTIDEVRRNMKKAKSSFTYDDVRERASRALQRCVEHGVTAVRTHVDIDPTVGLTSLRALLSLKEDFQKSIDLQIVAFPQEGIQEYPGTRDLLKAALELGADVIGGHPSISASRKELNEQVDIVFELAKEFDVDIDFHTDFGINANYTHPVTLHADGREYPDNLGAVYIAEKTIAEEYQGRVTASHLCGLDMVPPELRANVCDLLREAGVSVVSTPASNMYGNGRDDAVGARRGVTRLSELRAAGVNVAVGTDNIRDPFDPYGNTDLIQNAILASLACHMVTEHDFLEMLSLHTVAPAQIMGLTKYGLASGDEASLVVLEARSLTDLLDGDTARRVVLKRGLSVGAAPLKSLYDDNEGVTTGVAK, encoded by the coding sequence ATGGTCACTGAGGGCAGGGTGGGACCGAAAGAAAGAGGCGACTATATTGTGAACGACTTGCTGATTGAGGGAGCACGGCTTTGGACTGGTGGACCTCTTCAAAATATTCGCATTGACGGGTCACACATAGTGTCGGTGATTCCTCAATCAGAGGACCAGGCGCTGAAACTCAGCTGCGGTCCTGCCAGGAGAACCCTGCGGCTCGACGGGCGACTTGTGTTTCCTGGTTTCGTCAATATCCACGCACATTTGGACAAAGCCATGATGGCCGATCGTTTTAGAAATGAAAGCGGGACCATTGACGAGGTCCGCAGAAATATGAAGAAGGCCAAATCATCCTTCACCTACGATGACGTCCGGGAGCGCGCTTCCAGAGCCTTGCAAAGATGCGTTGAGCATGGCGTAACTGCAGTCCGAACCCACGTCGATATAGACCCAACTGTCGGCTTGACCAGCCTGCGTGCGCTCCTGTCCCTCAAAGAAGACTTTCAGAAAAGTATCGACCTGCAGATCGTGGCTTTCCCACAGGAAGGCATACAAGAATATCCTGGAACGAGGGACCTGCTCAAGGCCGCACTGGAACTGGGAGCTGATGTCATCGGCGGACACCCAAGCATCTCAGCAAGCAGAAAAGAGCTCAACGAGCAAGTCGATATCGTCTTTGAATTGGCCAAAGAGTTCGACGTCGACATTGACTTCCATACGGATTTCGGGATCAATGCAAACTACACACACCCGGTAACGCTTCACGCGGATGGGCGGGAGTACCCCGATAATCTAGGGGCAGTCTATATCGCTGAAAAAACAATAGCGGAAGAATACCAAGGACGCGTCACCGCAAGCCACCTCTGCGGTCTGGATATGGTGCCACCTGAACTACGAGCGAACGTGTGCGACCTGTTGCGCGAGGCAGGCGTCTCGGTGGTATCCACGCCCGCAAGCAACATGTACGGCAATGGCCGCGATGATGCTGTGGGAGCGCGCCGTGGAGTGACGCGACTATCTGAATTGCGCGCGGCTGGTGTCAACGTTGCCGTTGGCACGGACAATATCCGTGACCCGTTCGATCCTTATGGGAACACGGACCTCATCCAAAACGCCATCCTGGCCTCGCTGGCTTGTCACATGGTCACCGAACACGACTTTCTGGAGATGCTTTCGCTTCATACGGTTGCGCCCGCTCAGATTATGGGCCTGACCAAGTATGGACTTGCCAGTGGCGATGAGGCGAGTCTGGTCGTATTGGAAGCCCGGTCCCTAACCGACCTACTTGACGGAGACACGGCTAGGAGAGTTGTGCTGAAACGCGGGCTCTCCGTGGGCGCGGCACCTCTGAAGTCTTTGTACGACGACAATGAAGGCGTCACGACCGGGGTGGCGAAATGA
- the gcvP gene encoding aminomethyl-transferring glycine dehydrogenase, translating into MEFLVTVTPASTSFVDRHIGARRQSDVDAMLKAVGYDTVDALVHTAVPKDIRQDSDLALGAALSEVEVLAELRKLAGKNKTAVQMIGQGYYDTVTPPVIRRNILEAPAWYTAYTPYQPEISQGRLEALLNFQTMVQDLVGLPIANASLLDEATAVAEAVLMMRRANKNKEAHDGKTVLDADCLPQTIAIVKGRAEALGFEVEVADLSKGLPDGVINGVVLQQPGVSGRVFDHTAVIAEAKERGALVTVAADLLSLTLITPPGEQGADIAVGSAQRFGVPLFFGGPHAAYMAVQKGLERSMPGRLVGVSKDNAGVPAYRLALQTREQHIRREKATSNICTAQALLAIVASFYAVYHGPDGLKAIAQTVHGHAKTIAASLKAAGLDVQHTSFFDTVAVRIPGKATQVVAAAAAKGINLRRVDSDVVGLSVDERTTRGVLESVMAAFAIVAAHGACLVDDESSALDGFVLDAAVERTSDYLQHPVFNTHRSETQLLRYIRRLSDRDLALDRTMIPLGSCTMKLNATAEMEAISWPEFASIHPFAPDSQTAGWRELIEDLEAQLTEITGYDQVSIQPNAGSQGELAGLLAIRGYHRSRGDDQRNICLIPASAHGTNAASAVLAGMKVVVVATASDGTIDHADLTAKIEANKDVLSAIMITYPSTHGVYDADVREVCDAIHAAGGQVYIDGANLNALVGLAQPGMFGGDVSHLNLHKTFCIPHGGGGPGVGPVAAKAHLAPFMPGNAADPANGESGTPISASRYGSAGVLPISWAYVKLMGGQGLTEATKSALLAANYIAARLNDSFPVLYTGEGGLVAHECILDLRELTAKTGVTAEDVAKRLIDYGFHAPTLAFPVAGTLMVEPTESEDLGEIDRFITAMITIRAEIDQVAHGEFTVEHSPLRNAPHTAAAVISTDWTREYPREQAVFPVHTLKQDKYFPPVGRIDGAAGDRHLICSCPSLESFEEDTAVHSDDSASDN; encoded by the coding sequence ATGGAGTTCCTTGTGACTGTTACCCCAGCCTCCACGTCCTTCGTTGACCGGCACATCGGTGCCCGTCGCCAGTCTGACGTCGACGCCATGCTGAAGGCTGTCGGCTACGACACCGTCGACGCCCTGGTGCACACCGCCGTTCCGAAAGACATCCGCCAGGACTCCGATCTCGCTCTCGGCGCGGCCCTGAGCGAAGTGGAAGTCCTCGCCGAGCTGCGCAAGCTGGCCGGCAAGAACAAGACGGCCGTGCAGATGATCGGTCAGGGCTATTACGACACCGTGACCCCGCCGGTGATCCGCCGCAACATCCTCGAGGCCCCGGCCTGGTACACCGCGTACACGCCCTACCAGCCGGAAATCTCCCAGGGCCGGCTCGAGGCGCTGCTGAACTTCCAGACCATGGTCCAGGACCTCGTCGGCCTGCCGATCGCCAACGCCTCGCTGCTGGACGAAGCCACGGCTGTCGCCGAGGCCGTGCTGATGATGCGCCGCGCCAACAAGAACAAGGAAGCGCATGACGGAAAGACCGTCCTCGACGCCGACTGCCTCCCGCAGACCATCGCGATCGTCAAGGGTCGCGCCGAAGCCCTCGGCTTCGAGGTCGAGGTCGCCGACCTCTCCAAGGGCCTGCCCGACGGCGTGATCAACGGCGTCGTCCTGCAGCAGCCGGGCGTCTCCGGCCGCGTGTTCGACCACACCGCCGTGATCGCCGAAGCCAAGGAACGCGGCGCGCTCGTCACCGTCGCGGCGGATCTGCTGTCCCTGACCCTCATCACGCCCCCCGGCGAGCAAGGCGCGGACATCGCCGTCGGCTCCGCCCAGCGCTTCGGCGTGCCGCTGTTCTTCGGCGGCCCGCACGCCGCGTACATGGCCGTCCAGAAGGGCCTCGAGCGCTCCATGCCCGGCCGCCTCGTGGGTGTCTCCAAGGACAACGCCGGCGTCCCGGCCTACCGCCTGGCCCTGCAGACCCGCGAGCAGCACATCCGCCGCGAGAAGGCCACCTCCAACATCTGCACCGCCCAGGCGCTGCTGGCGATCGTGGCTTCCTTCTACGCCGTCTACCACGGCCCCGACGGGCTGAAGGCCATCGCCCAGACCGTCCACGGCCACGCCAAGACCATCGCCGCCTCGCTCAAGGCCGCCGGCCTGGACGTGCAGCACACCTCCTTCTTCGACACCGTGGCCGTTCGAATTCCGGGTAAGGCGACTCAGGTTGTTGCCGCCGCTGCCGCCAAGGGCATCAACCTCCGGCGGGTTGACTCCGACGTTGTAGGGCTTTCCGTTGATGAGCGGACGACCCGCGGAGTCCTTGAGTCCGTGATGGCCGCCTTTGCGATAGTCGCCGCCCACGGAGCCTGCCTTGTTGACGACGAAAGTAGCGCTTTGGATGGCTTCGTCCTGGATGCCGCCGTCGAGCGGACCTCGGACTACCTGCAGCACCCGGTGTTCAACACCCACCGTTCCGAGACCCAGCTTCTGCGTTACATCCGCCGGCTCTCGGACCGCGACCTCGCGCTGGACCGCACCATGATCCCGCTGGGTTCGTGCACCATGAAGCTGAACGCCACGGCCGAGATGGAAGCGATCTCCTGGCCGGAGTTTGCCTCCATCCACCCCTTCGCCCCGGACTCCCAGACCGCGGGCTGGCGCGAACTGATCGAGGACCTCGAGGCCCAGCTGACCGAGATCACCGGCTACGACCAGGTCTCCATCCAGCCCAACGCCGGATCCCAGGGCGAGCTGGCGGGCCTGCTGGCGATCCGCGGCTACCACCGTTCCCGCGGCGACGATCAGCGCAACATCTGCCTGATCCCGGCCTCGGCGCACGGCACCAACGCGGCCTCGGCCGTGCTGGCCGGCATGAAGGTCGTTGTCGTGGCCACTGCCTCCGACGGCACGATCGACCACGCCGACCTCACCGCCAAGATTGAGGCCAACAAGGACGTCCTGTCCGCGATCATGATCACCTACCCGTCCACGCACGGGGTGTACGACGCCGACGTCCGCGAGGTCTGCGACGCGATCCACGCCGCCGGCGGCCAGGTCTACATCGACGGCGCCAACCTCAACGCGCTCGTCGGGCTGGCCCAGCCGGGCATGTTCGGCGGCGACGTCTCGCACCTGAACCTGCACAAGACCTTCTGCATCCCGCACGGCGGCGGCGGCCCCGGCGTCGGCCCGGTCGCGGCCAAGGCACACCTGGCCCCGTTCATGCCGGGCAACGCCGCTGATCCCGCCAACGGCGAAAGCGGAACCCCAATCTCCGCCTCCCGGTACGGCTCCGCCGGCGTGCTGCCGATCTCCTGGGCCTACGTGAAACTCATGGGCGGCCAGGGACTCACCGAGGCCACCAAGTCGGCACTGCTCGCGGCGAACTACATCGCGGCCCGCCTGAATGATTCCTTCCCGGTGCTCTACACCGGCGAAGGCGGTCTCGTGGCCCACGAGTGCATCCTGGACCTGCGCGAACTCACGGCCAAGACCGGTGTGACCGCCGAGGACGTGGCCAAGCGCCTGATCGACTACGGCTTCCATGCCCCCACCCTGGCGTTCCCGGTGGCCGGCACCCTGATGGTGGAGCCCACCGAGTCCGAGGACCTCGGCGAGATCGACCGGTTCATCACGGCCATGATCACCATCCGGGCCGAGATCGACCAGGTGGCCCACGGCGAGTTCACCGTGGAGCACAGCCCGCTGCGCAACGCCCCGCACACCGCCGCCGCCGTGATCAGCACCGACTGGACCCGCGAGTACCCGCGCGAGCAGGCGGTCTTCCCGGTCCACACGCTCAAGCAGGACAAGTACTTCCCGCCGGTCGGCCGGATCGACGGCGC
- a CDS encoding Zn-dependent hydrolase: MHETLEDFEEDAGRMLDELYAIGAQSDGGTYRSLYDASWVEARELIKGWMAERGLEVRIDPVGNIIGRLQGTTDAPIVATGSHMDTVRNGGRLDGAYGVVGSILAVGSLGRKLGKPARTLEVIVLCEEEGSRFTNHYWGSRSIVGETTLREAEESLDKTGVSLASAMQELGLDPREISSAKRNDIGYFVELHVEQGGILENEGLDLALVTAITGITRWDVTVTGEANHAGTTPMNLRRDALAGVAQMISDVENAAKEAGPPAVATVGRLSVTPDQINVVPGQVRFTVELRTPDRIQQLATQSVIERSLAATAAKRDLGIELKLQHDHEPVLMNVEVMDAIKETLNDGGVPYRPLSSGAGHDTQLFSQIAKVGMIFTSSKGGLSHTPLEDTDPRALGEGVSILAGTLLRLAYKS; this comes from the coding sequence ATGCATGAGACTCTTGAAGACTTTGAAGAAGATGCGGGCAGAATGCTCGACGAGCTCTACGCCATTGGTGCTCAGAGCGACGGTGGTACCTATCGATCCCTATACGATGCCTCCTGGGTGGAGGCACGGGAACTGATCAAGGGCTGGATGGCGGAACGCGGGCTGGAAGTACGGATAGACCCTGTTGGGAACATCATTGGTCGCCTGCAAGGAACGACCGATGCGCCAATCGTGGCTACTGGTTCGCACATGGACACGGTAAGGAACGGCGGCCGCCTGGACGGTGCCTACGGTGTTGTCGGCAGCATCCTCGCCGTCGGATCTCTGGGACGGAAGCTGGGTAAGCCCGCCCGTACGCTTGAAGTTATCGTGCTTTGTGAGGAAGAGGGAAGTCGATTCACCAATCATTACTGGGGCTCTCGCTCCATCGTTGGAGAGACGACTCTGCGCGAAGCCGAAGAGAGTCTCGACAAGACCGGCGTGTCCCTGGCCAGTGCCATGCAAGAACTAGGACTGGATCCGCGTGAGATCTCCTCGGCCAAGCGCAACGATATCGGCTACTTTGTCGAACTCCATGTCGAACAAGGCGGGATCCTAGAGAACGAGGGTCTTGACTTGGCGTTGGTAACTGCGATTACAGGAATTACGCGTTGGGACGTCACCGTGACGGGAGAGGCCAATCACGCCGGCACAACTCCAATGAACCTTCGCCGAGACGCGCTGGCAGGCGTTGCACAGATGATTTCCGACGTCGAAAATGCGGCAAAAGAGGCTGGCCCGCCGGCCGTCGCGACGGTCGGCCGCCTATCTGTAACTCCCGACCAGATCAACGTTGTTCCAGGACAGGTCAGGTTCACGGTCGAGCTGCGGACTCCCGACCGGATCCAGCAGCTGGCCACCCAGTCAGTCATTGAACGAAGTCTCGCCGCGACAGCGGCAAAGAGGGACCTCGGGATTGAGCTGAAACTTCAACACGATCATGAGCCTGTGCTGATGAATGTCGAAGTGATGGACGCTATCAAAGAAACGCTGAATGATGGCGGAGTTCCGTACCGGCCACTCTCCAGTGGAGCAGGGCACGATACACAGTTGTTCTCACAGATAGCGAAAGTCGGAATGATCTTCACCTCCTCAAAGGGCGGCCTGAGTCACACTCCCTTGGAGGACACCGACCCAAGGGCACTGGGAGAAGGAGTATCGATCCTTGCCGGCACCCTCCTGCGGCTGGCCTACAAGTCCTAA
- the hydA gene encoding dihydropyrimidinase: MFDLLIKNGKLVTAEEEFFGDVGIRDGKILAVGAPGTLSSAEQTVDADGLLVLPGLVDPHAHFGHRVHLDHGWVSALDDFATGTAFAAAGGTTTVIDFAVQRESDLISTIQERRTETEGQSVIDFSLHPVLTSTSTETVDELPQLIALGFPTFKLYMLYRSQGRMGDDALLLAALEASARGNGMTIVHAENAAMMEFNTQSLVANAATTAADFARTKPNIAEAEAINRALFLAEQTGASIYIFHTSTRQGVELIRRARERGVAAYAETCPHYLTLTEESLQRPDGHRFLCSPPLRTTEDSDALWRALADGVIQVVSSDHCGYGTEVKDLGRTDFRRGANGLPGAGLRLQLIHSQGVLKGRLNLSEMVGLLSTNPARLFGLWPMKGTISQGSDADLVLFDPTIRRVVRAAELDTPVDWSPYEGMELTGWPVMTLSRGEIVALDGKCVATPGRGKLVQRWSSGAAAMTTGSAATTAVETTEEKEKGHL, translated from the coding sequence ATGTTTGATCTTCTGATAAAGAATGGCAAATTGGTGACTGCGGAAGAGGAATTTTTCGGGGACGTTGGGATCCGCGATGGAAAAATTCTAGCCGTAGGTGCGCCGGGGACACTGTCGTCGGCTGAACAGACCGTGGATGCTGATGGCCTCCTTGTACTTCCAGGCTTAGTCGATCCGCATGCACATTTTGGGCACCGCGTCCACCTGGATCATGGGTGGGTTTCTGCGCTTGACGATTTTGCAACGGGAACCGCATTCGCTGCCGCTGGTGGCACCACAACGGTCATCGACTTCGCAGTCCAGCGCGAATCGGATCTGATTTCAACAATTCAAGAACGCCGAACAGAAACCGAGGGGCAGTCTGTCATCGACTTCTCGCTCCACCCGGTTTTAACCAGTACGTCGACTGAAACGGTTGACGAACTCCCTCAACTCATAGCGCTGGGCTTCCCTACTTTTAAGCTCTACATGCTGTATCGGTCTCAGGGCCGTATGGGTGATGATGCGCTCCTGCTGGCTGCTCTTGAAGCGTCCGCACGCGGAAACGGCATGACCATCGTGCACGCAGAGAACGCGGCGATGATGGAGTTCAACACTCAAAGCCTTGTAGCGAATGCCGCGACGACTGCGGCTGATTTTGCGCGAACGAAACCCAACATCGCCGAAGCAGAGGCGATCAATCGTGCCCTGTTCCTTGCCGAGCAGACGGGCGCAAGCATATACATCTTCCACACCTCCACCCGCCAGGGTGTGGAACTGATACGGCGAGCTCGCGAAAGGGGTGTTGCGGCCTACGCCGAAACGTGTCCACACTATCTGACCCTCACGGAGGAGTCACTGCAACGCCCTGACGGGCATCGGTTCCTGTGCAGCCCTCCGTTGCGCACAACCGAAGATTCCGATGCACTTTGGCGAGCGTTGGCAGACGGCGTGATTCAGGTCGTCAGCTCGGATCACTGTGGTTACGGCACTGAAGTGAAAGACCTCGGCCGCACCGACTTTCGCCGCGGGGCCAATGGTCTGCCCGGGGCAGGTCTCCGGCTTCAGCTGATCCATTCACAGGGCGTCCTGAAGGGACGTCTGAATTTGAGTGAGATGGTCGGGCTCTTGAGCACAAACCCCGCCCGACTATTTGGGTTATGGCCGATGAAGGGGACCATCAGCCAAGGATCCGATGCCGATCTGGTTCTGTTCGACCCGACTATACGACGGGTCGTCAGGGCAGCAGAACTTGACACCCCCGTTGACTGGTCTCCGTATGAGGGGATGGAACTTACCGGATGGCCAGTCATGACCTTGTCTCGGGGAGAGATCGTGGCCCTGGACGGAAAGTGCGTGGCCACCCCGGGCCGGGGGAAATTGGTCCAGCGCTGGTCATCTGGAGCCGCCGCAATGACTACAGGGTCGGCGGCAACCACAGCTGTCGAGACTACGGAAGAAAAAGAGAAAGGCCACTTGTGA
- a CDS encoding solute carrier family 23 protein, with product MSLGWKIHGDGKSLGPEEVVAPDERLSWPRTIGLGVQHVGAMFGPTFVVPLLMGLDARLAVMMSGITTIMFLLVVKGRVPAYLGTSGAFVGAVVVVRSQPGAGSAEVTGAILVAGVVLVLLGVLIHFAGSRVINKVLPPVVTGAILMMIGFNLAPVVADTYWPQDQWVALFVMLFTICCAVGLRGFLGRISIFLGLVFGYVLSWVLDVTAGPITSFDAGVGQITTHLRVNWQQVQDADWIGLPMSTMMGADGKEIAGWHAPSFSIAAILIILPAVVAMTAGTVGHVKAIAETTGEDLDPMIGRSVIAVGLGTVVASSVGGSPVCTYGENIGIMAATRVFSSATYYVAAGIAVLFGFSPKFGALFAAMPGGVLAGSTVILYGMIGLLGAQIWKESGVDFGNLINMVPVSAGVIIGIGNTSVNFSDSFSLSGISLGTIVVIGGYHLCRVIAPVQLLASIDKRQAKETAQGLVDSPR from the coding sequence ATGTCGCTTGGTTGGAAGATACATGGTGACGGCAAGTCACTCGGCCCGGAAGAGGTAGTGGCCCCCGACGAACGACTGTCCTGGCCCAGGACGATAGGCCTGGGCGTGCAGCACGTCGGTGCCATGTTCGGCCCAACTTTTGTCGTTCCGCTGCTCATGGGGCTGGACGCGCGGCTCGCGGTCATGATGAGTGGTATCACGACCATCATGTTCCTGCTCGTTGTGAAAGGTCGGGTGCCCGCCTACCTTGGCACCAGCGGCGCCTTTGTTGGTGCGGTAGTCGTGGTGCGTTCCCAGCCCGGTGCCGGCTCGGCCGAGGTCACCGGGGCCATCCTGGTCGCCGGTGTCGTGCTGGTCCTTCTGGGGGTCCTGATCCACTTTGCCGGATCCCGGGTGATCAACAAAGTCCTGCCGCCGGTCGTGACCGGTGCCATCTTGATGATGATCGGCTTCAATCTCGCGCCAGTGGTGGCCGACACCTATTGGCCGCAGGACCAGTGGGTCGCGCTGTTCGTGATGCTCTTCACGATCTGCTGTGCGGTCGGGCTGCGTGGCTTCCTGGGCCGGATCTCGATCTTTCTCGGCCTGGTCTTTGGCTACGTTCTATCCTGGGTCTTGGATGTGACGGCGGGCCCGATCACTTCGTTCGACGCTGGCGTCGGTCAAATCACCACCCATTTGCGGGTCAACTGGCAGCAGGTGCAGGATGCTGATTGGATCGGGCTTCCGATGTCGACGATGATGGGCGCGGACGGCAAGGAGATCGCCGGGTGGCACGCGCCGAGTTTTTCCATCGCAGCGATCCTGATTATCCTGCCGGCAGTGGTCGCCATGACTGCCGGGACGGTTGGCCATGTCAAGGCCATCGCGGAGACCACGGGCGAGGACCTTGACCCGATGATCGGCCGCTCAGTCATAGCCGTTGGCCTCGGCACAGTTGTTGCCAGTTCGGTGGGTGGCTCTCCTGTCTGCACATATGGGGAAAATATCGGCATCATGGCCGCCACCCGCGTCTTCTCCTCCGCCACCTACTACGTTGCCGCCGGCATAGCGGTCCTTTTTGGATTTTCCCCCAAGTTTGGCGCGCTGTTCGCGGCCATGCCTGGCGGTGTCCTCGCCGGCAGCACAGTCATCCTCTACGGCATGATCGGCCTACTTGGCGCCCAGATCTGGAAGGAAAGCGGCGTTGACTTCGGCAATCTGATCAATATGGTGCCGGTGTCAGCGGGCGTCATCATTGGAATCGGCAACACTAGCGTGAATTTCAGCGACTCATTCTCCCTGAGCGGAATATCACTCGGAACCATCGTGGTGATAGGCGGCTATCATCTGTGCCGAGTGATTGCTCCGGTACAGCTGTTGGCAAGTATCGACAAGCGGCAAGCTAAGGAGACCGCCCAGGGTTTGGTTGACTCTCCGAGGTAA
- a CDS encoding GntG family PLP-dependent aldolase, producing MTQKIIDLRSDTVTKPTARMRAAMAEAEVGDDVFGEDPTVRALEEESAGLLGKEEGMFVASGTMANQIAVLSLCSRGQAAIVLEHSHLQRMERAGAAALMGVPFLPIATGSGVFNGAQLEASLSPVHPIQMPKLGLLCLENTYDLNRGLVVSPAEIDAMSVLGRQHHVPTFLDGARIFNAAVALGVPAATLTRSVDAAQFCLAKGLSSPVGSVLVGSRDFIAEARWMKQQLGGGWRQAGVIAAAGLVALKEMIPRLAEDHARARQLGLMLADVGLKVDESQIQTNIIRVELGPFGLDAETFVRRMAALGVLVKPIGPETVRMVLHREIEQGDLAAVVDAAAACSSD from the coding sequence ATGACACAGAAAATCATCGACCTCAGAAGCGACACAGTCACCAAACCCACAGCCCGGATGCGCGCAGCCATGGCTGAGGCGGAGGTGGGTGACGATGTATTCGGTGAGGATCCCACAGTTAGGGCCCTTGAAGAGGAGAGTGCCGGACTGCTCGGCAAAGAAGAGGGCATGTTCGTTGCCTCCGGCACTATGGCGAACCAGATCGCCGTTCTGAGCCTTTGCAGCCGCGGACAGGCAGCGATTGTCCTAGAACACTCGCATCTTCAACGTATGGAGCGGGCGGGAGCGGCCGCTCTCATGGGAGTACCATTCCTGCCCATAGCCACAGGCAGTGGCGTATTCAATGGTGCCCAGTTGGAAGCCTCACTGTCGCCGGTACACCCGATTCAGATGCCGAAGCTAGGGCTGCTCTGCCTGGAGAATACGTATGACCTCAATCGGGGACTCGTTGTTTCGCCGGCGGAAATCGACGCAATGTCCGTACTGGGCCGGCAACATCACGTGCCGACATTTCTCGATGGTGCCCGAATATTCAATGCGGCGGTGGCCTTAGGTGTACCTGCTGCGACCTTGACCCGTTCCGTTGATGCCGCCCAATTTTGTTTGGCCAAGGGATTGTCGAGTCCTGTGGGGTCAGTTCTCGTCGGGAGTCGGGACTTTATTGCCGAGGCCAGATGGATGAAGCAACAGCTCGGAGGTGGCTGGCGACAGGCCGGCGTAATAGCGGCCGCAGGGCTCGTTGCCCTCAAGGAGATGATCCCCCGTCTAGCCGAGGACCACGCGAGGGCACGGCAGCTTGGGCTGATGCTTGCCGACGTTGGATTGAAAGTTGATGAATCGCAAATACAGACGAACATTATTCGCGTGGAACTTGGTCCGTTTGGCCTTGACGCGGAGACGTTTGTTCGGCGCATGGCGGCTCTTGGCGTTCTCGTGAAGCCGATCGGGCCCGAGACTGTGCGGATGGTTCTGCACAGGGAAATTGAGCAGGGCGATCTTGCCGCAGTTGTCGATGCGGCTGCAGCCTGCTCATCAGATTAG